CATCCGCGAGCGCTCCGGCGGCGTGCTCGACTTCCCGAGCGGCACCGTCTATCCGGCGCTCAAGCGGCTCGAGCGCCGCGGCCACATCGAGGGGGAGTGGGAGTCCAGCGGTCGCTCGAAGCGGGTCTACCGGCTGACGAGCGCAGGCGCCAAGGCGCTCGCGACCGAGCGCAGCGAGTGGGCGACGACCTCGTCGCTCATCACGAGCGTGCTCGGAGCGGCTCGAGCCTGATGGCTCCCCACCCCAGCAGCACACCCGCCGAGGAGGCGGCGAGCCCGGTGCCCAGCAGCACCGTCAGCGTCACGAGCACGACGAGCACCGCGGTGCCCGCAGCGGGCACCGCACCCGCGACGGCCATGGCGAGCGCCCCAGCAACGAGCACGACCGCGAAGCCGAGCTGCAGCGCGGCGACAGTTGCGAGCGCGGCGAGCGAGCCCCAGCGCCGGATGGCGATCCAGCCCAGCACCGCCGCACCGACCACGAGCGGCCCGGCGACGTCGAGCGCGTGCGAGACCTGAAGCATCCACTCGTCCTCTGCACGGACGCGGAAGCCGAGCCCCACGAGCGTCGTCATGCCGATGACCCAGGCGGCCACGAGCGTGACGGCGGCGGCCGCCGTGCGGACGGCGTAGCGCCTGCCGCGAGCGGCAAGCAGCTCGATCGACAGCTCTGCGGCGAGCGCACGCGGATCGCCGAACTCGGCGACGACGGATGCGGCTGCGGCGTGCGCGGGCGCACCGGCCTGGATGCGCGCGGCGAGATCCTCGCGGAGGTCGCCCTCGATCTCGCGAGCGAGCTCCCGGCGGCGTCGCCCGGTGGCCACGACAGCACGCTCGAGGCGGCCGACGAGGTCGGTGATCGGATCGGGAGCGGGCATCGTCGGCCATTGTCCCACGCCTAGGATGGAGCCATCATGAGCGCCCCCTTCTCGACGGCCACCGGCAGCGATGTCGTCGTCCGCTTCTGCCCCTCGCCCACCGGCACCCCGCACGTCGGACTCATCCGCACCGCCCTGTTCAACTGGGCCTACGCGCGCCACCACGGCGGCAAGCTCGTCTTCCGCATCGAGGACACCGACGCTGCCCGCGACAGCCAGGAGTCCTACGAGCAGCTGCTCGAGGCCATGCGCTGGCTCGGCATCGACTGGGACGAGGGCGTCGAGACCGGTGGCCCGCACGAGCCCTACCGGCAGTCGCAGCGCGGCGAGATCTACACCGACCTCATCGCGCGCCTGACGGCATCCGGCCACCTCTACGAGTCGTTCGCGACCGCTGAGGAGATCGAGGCGCGCAACGTGGAGGCCGGCCGCGACCCGCGCCAGGGCTACGACAACTTCGAGCGCGAGCTCACCGAGCAGCAGCGCCAGGCCCACCGCGAGGCGGGCCGCGTGCCGAGCCTGCGCCTGCGCGTGCCCGACGAGGAGCTCTCCTTCGACGACCTCGTGCGCGGCGAGATCACGTTCCCGGCCGGCTCGTTCACCGACTTCGTGGTCGTGCGCCCGAACGGCGCCCCGCTCTACACGTTCGTGAATCCCGTGGACGATGCGCTCATGGGCGTGACGCATGTGCTGCGCGGCGAGGATCTGCTCTCGTCGACGCCGCGCCAGATCGCGCTCTATCGAGCGCTCGCCGACATCGGCGTCGCGACCGCCATCCCGCGCTTCGGTCACCTGCCCTACGTGATGGGCGACGGCAACAAGAAGCTCTCGAAGCGCGACCCGCAGTCCAACCTCTTCCTGCTGCGCGAGGCCGGCTTCATCCCCGAGGGGCTGCTCAACTACCTCTCGCTGCTCGGCTGGTCGATCGCCCCCGACCGCGACGTCTTCACGCGAGACGAGCTGATCGCCGCCTTCGACGTCGAGGACGTCAACCCGAACCCGAGCCGCTTCGACCCGAAGAAGGCCGAGTCGATCAACGGCGACCACGTGCGCCTGCTCGCGGCCGACGACTTCGCGCGGCGCCTCGAGCCCTACCTCGGCCAGATCTTCGGCGGCGAGCCGAGCGAGGCGCAGCGCGCGCTGCTGGTGCAGGCCGCACCGCTCGTGCAGGAGCGCATGCAGCTCATCGGCCAGGCCGAGGACATGCTGGGCTTCCTCTTCCTCGACACGGAGGACATCCACCACGACGCGGATGCGGTGGCGAGCCTGAGCGAGGATGCGCACGCGGTGCTCGAGGGCAGTCGTCGCGCGCTCGCCGAGCTCGAGTCCTTCGACACGGCGTCGATCGAGGCCACGCTGCGCGAGGTGCTCATCGACGGCCTCGGGCTCAAGCCGCGCCTCGCGTTCACGCCGCTGCGGGTGGCGGTCTCGGGCCGCCGCATCTCGCCGCCGCTGTTCGAGTCGATGGAGCTCCTGGGCCGCGACGCGACGCTCGCCCGCATCGAGCGGCTGGCCGCGAGCGTCTGATGGAGACCGACGTCGTCGTCATCGGCGCCGGTCCGGCAGGTCTCGCCGCCACGCTGAATCTCGCGCGCCAGCAGCGCACGGTGGTGCTGCTCGACTCCAACCGGCCGCGCCATGCTGCGACGCTGCAGTCGCACGGCTTCATCACGCGCGACGGCGCCTCGCCGCTCGAGCTGCGCACGCTCGGCCGCGACGAGGTGCTGCGCTATCCGACCGTCACGCATGAGCGCACGCTCGTGCGGCAGATCGCAGCGATCGACGGCGGCTTCGCCGTGCAGGCCGAGCAGCCCGGATCCCGCGCCGAGAGCGAGACGCGCGCGAGTGCGGTTCTGATCGCCACCGGCCTGAGTGAGACGCTGCCGCTCTCGCAGCACGTGCGCCCCTGGTACGGCACGAGCCTGCACTCCTGCATGGACTGCGACGGCTACGACAAGCGCGGCCAGGCGCTCGCCCTCATCGGCGAGACCGACGACCTCGTCGACCGCGCCATGGTCATCCGCCGGCACACCGACGACCTCGCCGTCTTCACGAACGGATCGGATGCGGTGGACGAGGCGGGCGAGGCACGGCTGGCCGAGCACGGGGTCGCCCTGGTGCGCGCGCCGATCGCGGCGATCGAGGGCGACCGCGACGGCATGCAGGCGATCGTGCTGGAGGATGGCGAGCGCAGCATCCGCACCGGCGGCTTCGTGCGCCCCTGGTGGCATCCGCAGCTCGACTTCGCCGAGCAGCTGGGCCTCGAGCTCGACGAGGATGGGCTGGTGACGGTCGACCGCACGCAGCGCACCTCCGTCGAGGGCGTCTACGCTGCGGGCGACATCACGCCGGGCTTCCGCCAGCTGGCGGTCGCGGCGGGCGCCGGCACGGTCGCGGCCTCGGTCGTCAACCGCGACCTGATCGCCCGCGGCCTGTAGCCCCACCACGGTCATCGATCAGGCCGCAGGCCCGTATCGAGATGAGCCACCGCGCGATTGGCGCTCCGCCCCCGCCTCAGGTACACTCGACTCTTGGCTCGCTTGCTTCGGTGCGCGACCATTGGGGTATGGTGTAATTGGCAACACGGAGGTTTCTGGTACCTTTGTTCTTGGTTCGAGTCCAGGTACCCCAGCAGTAAAGCCCTCGCAGTCGCGGGGGCTTTCGTCGTTTCCGACCTCGGCTCGGCAGTCTGACATACAGGAGCTGATGACTGGACATGGTGCTGACTCTTGGGCCGATTCTGCGGGATGCAGGCATCGATGTCGCTGACGCTCTCGTCATTCGTCACGCGTATGTCCGTGAACACGGGGATACGGGCTTTCCAGGCATCCATGCGGATTCAACTGACGCTGAGATCCTCGCGTACACGCAAAATCAATCTGTTTCGCCTCGGCATTTTCCCAGTGTTCCGGCCCGATTCTGGATCGTTTTCACTCGCGAGGGCGGGGATCAGGCACGGCTGTGGAGTGTGCTCGAGAACCTCGGTGAAGTGTCGAACGACGGACACCGTCGTGTGTTCGATGTAGTTGAGGCCGAGCTGATGACCGAGCTGCGACGACGTCTCGTCATCGGTTGGCGATCGCCACGGACATGGTGGTTGAAGGGACAGACAGCCGAGACGTACCCTGTCGTGGGCATCGCAGACGCGGAGCCGGTGCCCTTCCCCGGCTTCGATCGTCTGGTGCTGAGTCATGCGCGACTGCAGGCCGTCATGCGCGAACCCCGGTATGCGTCGTGGCGCACAGCCCTGGCCGCAGTCCTGGGCATCTACCTCATCGTCGATACTCGCGATGGTCGTCAGTACATCGGCAAGGCAGATGGCGCGGAGAGCATTCGTCAACGTTGGGCCGCGTACGCGACCAATGGTCACGGTGGCAACGTCGAGCTCAAGAGTCTCGAGCCCTCGACGTTCCGCTATTCGCTACTGCGCGTCTTCGATCCTTCGACTCCTGGCAGTGAGATCGACGAAGCCGAGGGTCATTTCAAACTTGCGCTCGGCTCGCGCGCGCACGGGCTGAACCGCAATTGAGCCCTGCGCTCGCGAACCGCAAAACGCCGCGCCCGACTGTAGTCAGCCATCCGGACATGCACTTGGTCGTCGCCGCGAGCTACAGGAGAGCCGAGTGCGCCGTAGACGAGCGATGGCTCAGATGCGTGGGCGCGTAATGTCGCCCGCGCGCCGAACTGACGATGCGTCAGTAGACGCGGCTACGGTGAGAGCGAGCCCCAGCGCTGCGTAGCGCACGCCCTCAGCGTGAAGGAGAACAGCACATGCCGCCGATCACCAAAGAAGCCCAACGCGCCGAGCTGCACAAGACGATCTGGCGTATCGCCAACGATCTGCGAGGCAGCGTCGACGGCTGGGACTTCAAGAGCTACGTGCTCGGCATGCTCTTCTACCGCTTCATCTCCGAGAATCTCACTGCCTACATCAACAAGGGTGAGCAGGACGCTGGCGAGGCCTCGTTCGACTACTCAGGGCTGCACGATGACCAAGCGGAGTTCGGGCGCACCGAGACGGTGGCAGAGAAGGGCTTCTACATCCTTCCGTCCGAGTTGTTCGCGAACGTTCGTAAGCGCGCGGCGACGGATGAAAGCTTGAACGAGACCCTCGAGCGCGTCTTTAAGAACATCGAAGGATCGGCGCTCGGCACCGGCAGCGAGGACGACCTCAAGGGCCTCTTTGACGATCTCGACGTCAACAGCAACAAGCTCGGCAGCACTGTCGCCAAGCGCAACGAGAAGCTCGTGAAGCTCCTTGATGCCATCGGCGAGCTACCGCTCGGTGAGCTGCAGGACAACTCCATCGACCTGTTCGGCGACGCCTACGAGTACTTAATGCAGATGTACGCCGCGAACGCCGGCAAGTCTGGTGGTGAGTACTACACGCCACAAGAAGTCTCGGAGCTGCTCGCCCGCATCACTGTCGTCGGCAAGAAGGCCGTGAACAAGGTCTACGACCCTGCGGCGGGTTCCGGCTCTCTGCTCTTGAAGTTCGCGAAGGTGTTGGGCAAGGAGAACGTCCGCCAGGGCTTCTACGGCCAGGAGATCAACCTGACGACCTACAACCTCGCGCGGATCAACATGTTCCTGCACGACGTCAACTACGAGAAGTTCAACCTCGCCCATGGCGACACGCTCATGGATCCGGCGCACTGGGACGACGAGCCCTTCGAAGCGATCGTGTCCAATCCGCCGTACTCGATCAAGTGGGACGGTGACGCAAACCCGCTCCTCATCAACGATGAGCGTTTCGCTCCGGCCGGTGTGCTCGCACCAAAGTCGAAGGCCGACCTGGCCTTCGCGATGCACATCCTGAGCTGGCTGGCCGTCAACGGCACAGCAGCCATCGTCGAGTTCCCTGGCGTGCTGTACCGCGGGGGAGCGGAGCAAAAGATCCGCAAGTACCTCATCGACAACAACTACGTCGACGCCGTCATCCAGCTCCCGCCGGACCTCTTCTTCGGCACGACCATCGCCACTTGCATCATCGTCCTCAAGAAATCCAAGACCGACAATAGCGTCCTCTTCATCGATGGTTCGACCGAGTTCAAGCGCACCGGTAACAAGAACAAGCTGACGCCCGACAACCAGCAGAACATCTTGATGACCTTTGAGGCACGAGAAGACGATGACCACTTCGCGAGGCTCGTCTCAAACGAGGACATAGCCGCCAATGATTACAACATCGCCGTGTCTTCCTATGTCGAGCAGGAAGATACCCGCGAAGTTGTCGACATCACGGAGCTCAACGCTGAGATTGCGCGGATCGTCGCGCGCCAGGCAGAACTCCGCGTATCCATTGATCAGATCGTGGCCAATCTAGAGGGCTCGAAGTGAGTCGCATCGACGATCTTCTTGAGCGGTTCGCTCCAAGCGGGGTGAGTTCTAAATTGCTCGGCGACATCGCAGCGACGGTCCCGGGGTTGTCGGGAAAGACCAAGGCAGATTTCTCCGACGGTAATGCGCGATACGTCTCGTACAAAAATGCTTTCGCCAACCTCTCGGTTGACCAGTCGAGTGGTGATTTCGTGAAGGTAGCACCGAGAGAAAGGCAGAATCAACTACGAAAGGGAGACGTGGTGATCACTGGTTCCTCGGAGTCGCTCGCGGAAGTCGGCATGTCCTCTGTCGTAATGGACGAACCAATTGAGCCGTTGTACCTCAATAGTTTCTGCTTCGCGCTTCGATTTAACGATCCAGAACTCCTGTTTCCCGGCTATGCGAAGCATTTGTTCCGAGGCGAATCGATCCGATCGCAGATCCGACGTACCGCTAGCGGTGTGACCCGCATTAATATCTCCAAACCACGATTCATGCAGGTACGAATCCCCGTACCGCCTCTCGAGGTGCAGCACCAGATCGTGAGAATATTGGATCAGTTCACTCAGCTAGAAGCGGAGCTGGAAGCGAAGCTGGAAGCGGAGCTGGAAGCCCGCCGCCACCAGTATGAGCACTACCGTGAAAATCTCTTGGTAACCGATGTGGCCAAATCGCGTCGCGCACGGCTGGACGACCTGTTCGATCTGCGTGCCGGGAAGTTCATCGCGGCGTCAGATATCTTCCCAGAGCCGGACAATGTGCACTCCATCCCGTGTTTCGGTGGAGGGGGCCTGCGAGGGTACGTCGCGGAACCAAACCAACAGGGCGATCTTGTGCTGATTGGTCGGCAAGGCGCCCTTTGTGGGAACGTCAAACGTGCCAGCGGTGCTTTCTACGCCACTGAGCACTCTGTCGTTGTCACGCCGCAAGATGGCGTCGACATCAGATGGGCCTTTCACCTGCTCAAAAGCATGAATCTAAATCAATACGCTTCGAAGTCTGCACAGCCGGGGCTGGCGGTGGGCACACTCAACCAACTTGTAGTCGACGTCCCTTCGCTAGACGAGCAAGTGCGTATTGGTTCAATTCTTGACAAGTTTAATGCTCTTGTGAACCACCTCAGCGTTGGCCTCCCTGCGGAGCTAGCTGCTCGTCGGAAGCAGTACGAGTACTTCCGCGACAAGCTACTCACCTTTGAGGAGGCAGCCGCATGAGTGATCCGACTTCACGCAAGTACGACCCGATCGCCGTCTCGAACGAGAGCACGGTCGTCGCCGAGTACGTCCCCGACGCACATCAGACAACTGCGTACCAGTCCGAGGCTGACCTCGAGCGCGAAATGATCCGCCTGCTGCAATCGCAGGCGTACGAGTATCTTCCGATCACGTCGGAAGCGCAGCTCGTCGCGAACCTGCGCACCCAGCTCGAAGCGGCGAACAGCATCACTTTCAGTGACACCGAGTGGGAGGCGTTCTTCACGACGAAGGTCGCCGGCCAGAACGACGGCATTGTGGAGAAGACGGTGCGGATCCAAGAGGATCACATCCAGATCTTGAAGCGTGACGATGGTTCGACGAAGAACATCACGCTGGTCGACAAGACCAATATTCACAACAATCGGCTGCAGGTCATCAACCAGTACGAGTTGGGCCGTGGCGACGGCGGTGCCAACTATGCCAACCGCTACGACGTGACGGTGCTCGTGAACGGCCTCCCGATGGTCCACATCGAGCTCAAGCGTCGTGGCGTCGACATCCGTGAGGCGTTCAACCAGATCAACCGCTACCAGCGGGACAGTTTCTGGGCGGGCTCCGGGCTCTTCGAGTATGTCCAGCTCTTCGTCATCTCGAATGGCACGCTCACCAAGTACTACTCCAACACGACCCGCGGCCGGCACATCGATGAGGGCAAGAAGCAGGCTGGCGGCAGCAAGAAGAAGAAGACGAGCAATAGCTTCGAGTTCACCTCCTGGTGGGCAGACGCGCAGAACAAGCCGATTCAGCAACTGACGGCCTTCGTCAAGACGTTCTTCGCGAAGCACTCGCTGCTCAACGTCCTCACGAAGTACTGCGTCCTCACGGCTGATCGCGACTTGCTCGTCATGCGTCCGTACCAAATCGTGGCGACCGAGCGGATCCTGCAGCGCATTGATATCGCCACGAACTACAAGAAGCTCGGCACGGTCGACGCGGGCGGCTACGTGTGGCACACCACCGGGTCAGGCAAGACGCTGACATCATTCAAGACCGCACAACTGGCATCGAAGCTCCCGAGCGTCGACAAGGTGCTGTTCGTCGTGGACCGCAAGGACCTCGACTACCAGACGATGCGCGAGTACGACCGCTTCGAGAAGGGCGCCGCCAACTCGAACGCCTCGACCGCGATCCTCAAGGCGCAGCTCGAGGATTCGAACGCCAAGATCATCATCACGACGATCCAGAAGCTGTCGAACTTCATTCGCGCCAACAAGGGCCACGAGATCTACTCCGGCCACGTCGTGATCATCTTCGACGAGTGTCACCGCTCGCAGTTCGGAGACATGCACAGCGACATCACCCGCGCGTTCAAGCACTACAACCTGTTCGGTTTCACCGGTACGCCGATCTTCGCGGCCAACGCCGGCAGCGGCGGGAACCCAAGCCTCAAGACCACCGAGCAGGCCTTCGGCGAGAAGTTGCACACCTACACAATCGTCGACGCGATCACCGACAAGAACGTGCTCCCCTTCCGCATCGACTACATCAACACGGTCAAGGTCGGCAACCCGGAGGACAAGCAGGTGTCGGCCATCGATGCCGAGAAGGCGCTCCTCGACCCGCGGCGCATCCGCGAGATCGTCAAGTACACCCTCGAGCACTTTGACCAGAAGACGAAGCGCGCCTCTAGCTACGAGCACGCGGTCGTCACCAACGTCACGGAGTCAGTGCGTACGCGCAGGCGCGCCGAAGCCTTGCGGGAGAAGAAGCGCGTCCGCGGCTTCAACGCACTGTTCGCAACCGCATCCATCGATGCCGCGCGTCGCTACTACAACCAGTTCCAGATGCAGCAAGAAGAGTTGACTGCTGATCGCCGCCTGAAGGTCGGCATCATCTTCTCCTACGGGGCAAACGACGCTGTCGATGACGACATCCTCGACGACGAGGCCTTCGACACCGACGCGTTGTCAGCCGATGCGCGCGGTTTCTTAGAAGACGCGATTCAGGACTACAACGACATGTTCGGCACCAGCTACGACACCAGCGCCGACAAGTTCCAGAACTACTACAAGGACCTATCCCAGCGGATGAAGAACCGCGAGATCGACCTGGTCATCGTGGTGAACATGTTCCTGACCGGCTTCGACGCCACGACGCTCAACACGCTGTTCGTCGACAAGAATCTCCGCGCCCACGGCCTCATCCAGGCGTACTCGCGCACCAACCGCATCCTCAACTCGGTCAAGACCTACGGCAACATCGTCGCTTTCCGAAACCTGGAAGACCAAACCAACGCTGCCCTCGAACTGTTCGGCAACAAGGACGCGCGTGGCGTCGTTCTGCTGAAGCCCTATCAGGAGTATTACGGCGAGTACGCCGAGAAGGTCATTCACCTCATCCAGCGCTTCCCGCTTGGGCACCAGATCGTGGGTGAGGAGGCGCAGAAGGATTTCATTGGCTTGTTCGGGGCCATCCTGCGGCTGCAGAACATCCTCACCTCGTTCGACGACTTCGAGGGACAGGATCCGCTCACCGAGCGACAGGCCCAGGACTACCGCAGCGTCTACCTCGACCTCTATGCCGAGTTCCGCAAGGACCGCAACGGGGACAAGGAACTGATCAACGACGACGTCGTATTCGAGATCGAGCTCATCAAGCAGGTTGAGATCAACGTCGACTACATCCTGATGCTTGTCGAGAAGCTCCGCGCCGAGCGTGGCGACGGCGATGACAAGGAAATCCGCGCCCAGATCTCGTGTGCCGTTGATGCCAGCCCGACACTCCGCAGCAAGCGCGACCTCGTCGAGGACTTCGTCGACAACGTGTCGATTGACGGTGCCGTCGACGTGCAGTGGCAGGCCTACGTTGCAGCCAAGCGAGAAGCCGAGCTCGAGGCGATCATCGCCGAAGAGAAACTCCGACCGGAACAGACGCGTGCCTTCATCGAGTCTGCGTTCCGCGACGGGCAGCTCCGCACTACAGGTACGGCAATCACGAAGATCCTGCCGCCCGTCTCGCGCTTCGCATCTGACGGTGGACACGGTGGCAAGAAGAAGTCCGTTGTTGAAGCATTGTCGCGATTCTTCGAGCGGTTCTTTGGACTCAGCGCAGGAGGAGAGTAGTGACGCTCAACGAGGATTTGGCGAGTTGGCTGGATGCGCGCCCAGATTGGCAAAAGGACGCTGTCGCGCGCTTCTGCCGCAACGAGACGTTGTCGGTTGAGGACGTATCGAACATTGCGGACCATCTGATTGCGGGAAGCTACCCCGTTGCCACGAACATCGAAGTCGCGGACATCCCTGGCTCCACGGCAGCGGGCGATCCCATCAGCCTCCTTCAGGTCTCGGGCGTCGAGGGCGTCAACGCGCTCACCGGCGGCCAAGCGCTCTCGTTTGGTGCCGCCGGCTTGACCATCGCTTTCGGCAACAACGCCAGCGGGAAGTCTGGCTACGCTCGACTGATCCGTGAAGCCGTCACCTCTCGTGTCAAAGCGGCGCGCCTCCTCGGTGACGTCTTCTCGGATATCGACACCGCACAGGCGGCGAGGCTCGACTATCAGGTCGGTGTCAACGCCAAAGCATGGAATCTCGGTGAGCCGCAGAGTACCGAATTGTCCAGAATCCGGTTCTACGACGAGGACTGCGGTGACGCATATGTCACGACGGCGTCGGAGGTCAACTACCGGCCGTCTGCACTTACGATCCTGGACCAACTGTCAGATGCCTGTGAGGCGGTTGCTGCTGAACTCAGTCGCCGACTGGGCGCGAATCAGGCGGAGCGACCGCAGCTTCCAGTGCTCCACCCAGGAACCTCAGGCTCCACATTCCTAGCCGGTATCTCAGCCTCCACCTCAAAAGAGGTGATTTCAGGGGCCACCAACTTGGCTGACGATCATGACGCGCGGCTTGCGAAGCAGTTCGCCGAGGAGGCGCGACTCAAGGGCAGCGACCCCAACAAGGAAAAGGAGAGGCTCACATCTCTTGGGCGCGATTGGTCGACGGTCGAGGTTCACGCCCGCGCGTTGGAGGCCGTACTCGGTGATGATGCACTGCGCACACTGAGGGAACTGCAACAGAGGACTGTTCAACTCCGGGAAGCCGCCCGGATTGCGTCAGCCCGAACCTTCGACTCTGAGCCACTCGCCAGCGTGGGCTCGGAGGCCTGGCGCGCGCTCTGGGAAGCAGCGCGCAAGTTCTCGTTGGTCGACGGATATCACGAGCACGACTTTCCGTTCACACGTGATGGCGCAGTTTGTGTGCTCTGCCAGCAGCCGTTGAACGAGCGGGCCGCTGACCGGCTATGTCGGTTCGAGGCGTTTGTTACGGACATGACCTCAAGCGACGCGGATACGGCCGCTAAGGCACTCGCGACGTGGAGAGACGATCTCGCTGAACTTCAGACGCTGCCGCTAACGGTTTCTACGGCGATTAATCGGCTGCAGGACGGTGGCGAGGAAATCCAGGTGGTGCTCGATTGGTTCGAGGCCGGAACTCGCACGGCTACAGTTGCGGTTGCGTGGCTCGATGGAATAGAAGGCGTCGATCTCAATGTGCTCACAGACTCGATCCGCGGCCGAGCCACAACGCGAGCTCAAGCGCTGACGACGCAGGCGCAGGAAATTGACGCTTCGACATTCGCTCAAACACTTAGCGCAATGAGCAAGATGGTGGTCGAACTCCAGGACGCCAAGACGCTCAGCGAAGCGAAGACGGCTATCGAGACTGAGGTGGCGCGGCTCGCAGAGCGCAAGAAGATCGAAGACGTGCGTCGCTTTGCCGCTACTAACGCGGTCACCACGAAGCGTGGAGAACTGGCCGAGACATACGTGACCGCGGAAGTTCGGGACCACTTCACACGAGAGACCGAGCGTC
The window above is part of the Agrococcus sp. ARC_14 genome. Proteins encoded here:
- a CDS encoding type I restriction endonuclease subunit R, whose translation is MSDPTSRKYDPIAVSNESTVVAEYVPDAHQTTAYQSEADLEREMIRLLQSQAYEYLPITSEAQLVANLRTQLEAANSITFSDTEWEAFFTTKVAGQNDGIVEKTVRIQEDHIQILKRDDGSTKNITLVDKTNIHNNRLQVINQYELGRGDGGANYANRYDVTVLVNGLPMVHIELKRRGVDIREAFNQINRYQRDSFWAGSGLFEYVQLFVISNGTLTKYYSNTTRGRHIDEGKKQAGGSKKKKTSNSFEFTSWWADAQNKPIQQLTAFVKTFFAKHSLLNVLTKYCVLTADRDLLVMRPYQIVATERILQRIDIATNYKKLGTVDAGGYVWHTTGSGKTLTSFKTAQLASKLPSVDKVLFVVDRKDLDYQTMREYDRFEKGAANSNASTAILKAQLEDSNAKIIITTIQKLSNFIRANKGHEIYSGHVVIIFDECHRSQFGDMHSDITRAFKHYNLFGFTGTPIFAANAGSGGNPSLKTTEQAFGEKLHTYTIVDAITDKNVLPFRIDYINTVKVGNPEDKQVSAIDAEKALLDPRRIREIVKYTLEHFDQKTKRASSYEHAVVTNVTESVRTRRRAEALREKKRVRGFNALFATASIDAARRYYNQFQMQQEELTADRRLKVGIIFSYGANDAVDDDILDDEAFDTDALSADARGFLEDAIQDYNDMFGTSYDTSADKFQNYYKDLSQRMKNREIDLVIVVNMFLTGFDATTLNTLFVDKNLRAHGLIQAYSRTNRILNSVKTYGNIVAFRNLEDQTNAALELFGNKDARGVVLLKPYQEYYGEYAEKVIHLIQRFPLGHQIVGEEAQKDFIGLFGAILRLQNILTSFDDFEGQDPLTERQAQDYRSVYLDLYAEFRKDRNGDKELINDDVVFEIELIKQVEINVDYILMLVEKLRAERGDGDDKEIRAQISCAVDASPTLRSKRDLVEDFVDNVSIDGAVDVQWQAYVAAKREAELEAIIAEEKLRPEQTRAFIESAFRDGQLRTTGTAITKILPPVSRFASDGGHGGKKKSVVEALSRFFERFFGLSAGGE
- a CDS encoding AAA family ATPase produces the protein MTLNEDLASWLDARPDWQKDAVARFCRNETLSVEDVSNIADHLIAGSYPVATNIEVADIPGSTAAGDPISLLQVSGVEGVNALTGGQALSFGAAGLTIAFGNNASGKSGYARLIREAVTSRVKAARLLGDVFSDIDTAQAARLDYQVGVNAKAWNLGEPQSTELSRIRFYDEDCGDAYVTTASEVNYRPSALTILDQLSDACEAVAAELSRRLGANQAERPQLPVLHPGTSGSTFLAGISASTSKEVISGATNLADDHDARLAKQFAEEARLKGSDPNKEKERLTSLGRDWSTVEVHARALEAVLGDDALRTLRELQQRTVQLREAARIASARTFDSEPLASVGSEAWRALWEAARKFSLVDGYHEHDFPFTRDGAVCVLCQQPLNERAADRLCRFEAFVTDMTSSDADTAAKALATWRDDLAELQTLPLTVSTAINRLQDGGEEIQVVLDWFEAGTRTATVAVAWLDGIEGVDLNVLTDSIRGRATTRAQALTTQAQEIDASTFAQTLSAMSKMVVELQDAKTLSEAKTAIETEVARLAERKKIEDVRRFAATNAVTTKRGELAETYVTAEVRDHFTRETERLELRRVTLNRTGRGRSAALEHQPGLLGSRRDAGVDEVLSEGEQTALGLAGFLTEVALDESLSSVVFDDPVSSLDAERRSKVAQRLVELASQRQVIVFTHEITFVHALNKEAKSKSVAVATRSIQRMGGARPGLVVDQLPWAARDIPERVNKLEADLAQLKRERGSLSEDDYTERTAQIAGRLSETLERAVNLHIVNELVDRGTNEVHPNMLKILPLFTQDDHDEFQAAYAKTSSWAARHDNAPEENYVAPTIDELGDEVSWLKGWHDRIKRYRN